A genomic stretch from Falco naumanni isolate bFalNau1 chromosome 8, bFalNau1.pat, whole genome shotgun sequence includes:
- the FZD7 gene encoding frizzled-7, which translates to MRAGGGCSRAAAGGCPLLGLAALLAALLGTPAGAAAQQYHGEKGISVPDHGFCQPISIPLCTDIAYNQTILPNLLGHTNQEDAGLEVHQFYPLVKVQCSAELKFFLCSMYAPVCTVLEQAIPPCRSLCERARQGCEALMNKFGFQWPERLRCENFPVHGAGEICVGQNTSDAPPGPGSAAGRGATAHPTAGYLPDFLTPPQPPSGFSFSCPRQLKVPSYLGYRFLGERDCGAPCEPARPNGLMYFKEAEVRFARLWVGVWSVLCCASTLFTVLTYLVDMRRFSYPERPIIFLSGCYFMVAVAYAAGFLLEERVVCLERFSEDGYRTVAQGTKKEGCTILFMILYFFGMASSIWWVILSLTWFLAAGMKWGHEAIEANSQYFHLAAWAVPAVKTITILAMGQVDGDVLSGVCYVGIYSVDSLRGFVLAPLFVYLFIGTSFLLAGFVSLFRIRTIMKHDGTKTEKLEKLMVRIGVFSVLYTVPATIVLACYFYEQAFRGTWEKTWLLQTCKTYAVPCPSHFAPMSPDFTVFMIKYLMTMIVGITTGFWIWSGKTLQSWRRFYHRLSSGSKGETAV; encoded by the coding sequence ATGCGGGCTGGAGGAGGCTGTAGCAGAGCGGCCGCCGGCGGCTGCCCCTTGCTAGGACTGGCCGCGCTGCTGGCCGCCCTACTGGGGACCCccgcgggcgcggcggcgcAGCAGTACCACGGCGAGAAGGGCATCTCCGTGCCGGACCACGGTTTCTGCCAGCCCATCTCCATCCCGCTCTGCACGGATATCGCCTACAACCAGACCATCCTGCCCAACCTGCTGGGCCACACCAACCAGGAGGACGCGGGGCTGGAGGTGCACCAGTTCTACCCGCTGGTCAAGGTGCAGTGCTCGGCCGAGCTCAagttcttcctctgctccatgTACGCGCCGGTGTGCACCGTGCTGGAGCAGGCCATTCCGCCCTGCCGCTCCCTCTGCGAGCGGGCCCGCCAGGGCTGCGAGGCCCTCATGAACAAGTTTGGCTTCCAGTGGCCAGAGCGGCTTCGCTGCGAGAACTTCCCCGTCCACGGCGCGGGCGAGATCTGCGTGGGGCAGAACACGTCGGACGCCCCGCCGGGGCCTGGCAGCGCGGCAGGCCGGGGGGCCACTGCCCACCCCACGGCTGGCTACCTCCCCGACTTCCTCACTCCACCACAGCCCCCCTCCggcttctccttttcctgccCCCGGCAACTCAAAGTGCCGTCTTACTTGGGCTACCGGTTCCTGGGGGAGCGGGACTGCGGGGCGCCCTGTGAGCCAGCCCGGCCCAACGGGCTCATGTACTTCAAGGAGGCAGAGGTGCGATTTGCGCGGCTGTGGGTGGGCGTGTGGtctgtgctctgctgtgccTCCACCCTCTTCACCGTGCTCACCTACCTGGTGGATATGCGCCGTTTCAGCTACCCGGAGCGGCCCATCATCTTTCTCTCAGGCTGTTACTTCATGGTGGCAGTGGCCTATGCGGCAGGCTTCTTGCTGGAGGAGCGGGTGGTGTGTCTGGAGCGCTTCTCTGAGGATGGCTACCGCACTGTGGCCCAAGGCACCAAGAAAGAAGGCTGCACCATCCTCTTCATGATCCTCTACTTCTTTGGGATGGCCAGCTCCATCTGGTGGGTCATCCTGTCGCTCACCTGGTTCCTGGCTGCTGGCATGAAGTGGGGCCACGAGGCCATCGAGGCCAACTCCCAGTATTTCCAcctggctgcctgggctgtgccCGCTGTCAAAACCATCACCATCTTGGCCATGGGGCAGGTCGATGGGGACGTACTCAGTGGGGTGTGTTATGTAGGCATCTACAGCGTGGACTCACTGCGAGGCTTTGTGCTGGCACCCCTGTTTGTGTACCTCTTCATTGGCACTTCCTTCTTGCTTGCTGGCTTTGTGTCCTTGTTTCGCATCCGTACCATCATGAAGCATGATGGCACCAAGACAGAGAAACTTGAGAAGCTGATGGTACGCATTGGTGTCTTCAGTGTCCTCTACACAGTGCCTGCCACCATTGTCCTGGCATGTTACTTCTACGAGCAGGCCTTCCGTGGCACCTGGGAGAAGACATGGCTCCTCCAGACCTGCAAAACCTATGCTGTGCCCTGTCCGAGCCACTTTGCCCCTATGAGCCCAGATTTCACAGTCTTCATGATCAAGTACCTCATGACCATGATTGTTGGGATCACAACTGGCTTCTGGATCTGGTCTGGCAAAACCCTTCAGTCCTGGCGACGCTTCTACCACAGACTCAGCAGTGGCAGCAAAGGCGAGACGGCAGTATGA